From Primulina tabacum isolate GXHZ01 chromosome 2, ASM2559414v2, whole genome shotgun sequence, one genomic window encodes:
- the LOC142537591 gene encoding uncharacterized protein LOC142537591, protein MFVEEQAAHQEREENVEVHHSRVEETQPLQSGEISEMGEMWKEIRRLREQVGSRTPVPKRGSHFSLAILEEGLPPNFRQSNQEAETLREFVQRFNTAALEIPAATPDIMINAFTQGLRRMENRPGGSRVEGAERGGKKRGAGERDEDRTKGRRQFSSHVPLNRSRDKMMEVRKSGERGEKSQRVESSARPPPRGRQEGSSSGSELRSRPSSRRGRGPPWIHPRIEEPRREGRGQDVPREPAEPRRRTNEDNHPTRGMIHMISGGATDGDSGRARKAHGRRLENFEISRSANLPHDPVISFGPEDLRGIVAPHNDALVVTTTVANYDVARIFIDNGSSVNIMFKSTLDQMKVEGFEFEPISTPLYGFAGHAIPPLGQIVLPLSLGHEPRRVTKMTTFTVVDTPSAYNGILGRPALKDFRAVASTYHQKLKFPVGREVGVLCGDQKVARRCYEGIVKEEGKRARVEVNMIRRGRSGLPVVRREVHEVMDEKPEIVTLGPDKKTLRIAPDLDPEPKSSQGRVQMQQNMVKHLTEFSSRETEEKTLQARERYSYKKEVGELLSAGHIREVQFPTWLSNVVLVPKSSGKWRMCVDFRDLNKACPKDCYPLPRIDQLVDSTAGHQYLCMLDAYQGYHQIPLAVEDQDKVSFITSEGTFCYVVMPFGLKNAGATYQRLMDKVFSKQVGRNVEVYVDDIMVKSKHSALLIPDLVETFSTLKSYGLKLNPQKCIFGVKSGKFLGYMVTERGIEANPEKVQAIQNMVSPQGSKDVQQLAGRIAALKAFTELKEYLAELPVLAKPAAGEPLWVYLSATEGAVSSVLVKLDGSVQQLVYYVSHALKGAEIRYSGLEKLALALVMTARRLRPYFLSHPIVVLTNSPLGRILTHSDMSGRLVKWTTELGEYDIQYEPRTAIKAQALADFLAETVHQENEDPWKVYVDGSSSKDGSGVGVVLISPAGEEVKLVVKLDFRASNNEAEYEAVLAGLRAAINVGATRVLIFSDSQLVAQQMKGMYDVKDEKLIEYAREVNRIREKFTEITFEQIPRKENEKADTLAKMAGTMESWKNRDVVFQIELTPHTSSPVVEQEEEDWRTDIIDYLKEGKLPDNPSEARK, encoded by the exons ATGTTTGTAGAGGAACAAGCCGCCCATCAGGAGCGggaggaaaatgttgaggtcCATCATAGCAGGGTTGAAGAGACGCAACCCCTCCAGAGTGGGGAGATTAGTGAGATGGGAGAGATGTGGAAAGAGATAAGGAGGTTGAGGGAGCAGGTGGGAAGCAGGACGCCGGTACCCAAGAGAGGAAGCCATTTTTCACTAGCCATCTTGGAGGAAGGGCTTCCTCCGAATTTCCGACAATCAAAC caagaggCTGAAACGTTGCGGGAGTTTGTCCAGCGCTTCAACACTGCAGCGCTagaaataccagcggctacccctgacatTATGATAAATGCCTTTACACAAGGACTAAG GAGGATGGAAAAccggcccggaggaagtagGGTGGAGGGAGCCGAGAGAGGTGGAAAGAAGAGGGGTGCAGGGGAAAGAGATGAGGACAGAACCAAAGgtagaagacaattctcatcacatgttccTCTGAATAGGAGTCGGGATAAGATGATGGAGGTGAGGAAATCGGGGGAGAGGGGGGAGAAGTCGCAGAGGGTTGAGAGCAGTGCTCGACCTCCGCCACGGGGTAGACAAGAAGGGTCCTCGTCCGGGAGTGAGCTGAGATCTCGCCCGTCTTCTAGGAGGGGtcgaggccctccatggatacaTCCGAGGATCGAAGAGCCGAGGAGAGAGGGTCGAGGCCAGGATGTCCCTCGGGAGCCCGCTGAACCGAGGAGGAGAACGAATGAGGATAATCACCcgacgagaggaatgattcatatgatctcggggggtgctactgatggggATTCCGGGCGAGCGCGGAAGGCGCATGGGAGGAGGTtggagaattttgaaatatcgagGAGTGCGAACTTACCCCATGATCCTGTCATCAGTTTTGGGCCAGAGGATCTCCGAGGCATTGTGGCTcctcataacgatgccttggtggtgacgacCACCGTTGCCAATTACGATGTGGCACGaatctttattgataatggaagctctgtTAATATCATGTTCAAGAGTACTCTGGATCAGatgaaggtggaaggatttgagtttgagccaaTCTCCACTCCTCTATATGGGTTCGCAGGACATGCCATCCCGCCGCTGGGTCAAATTGTCCTTCCTTTATCTTTGGGGCATGAGCCTCGGCGGGTGACCAAGATGACGACATTTACTGTGGTGGACACCCCATCCGCTTACAATGGAATTCTGGGGCGACCAGCCCTAAAGGATTTCAGAGCTGTAGCGTCCACGTATCATCAGAAGTTGAAGTTTCCTGTGGGGAGGGAGGTTGGAGTCTTATGTGGGGACCAGAAAGTCGCTCGTCGGTGTTATGAGGGGATAGTGAAAGAAGAGGGGAAGAGGGCACGTGTGGAGGTCAATATGATTAGAAGGGGGCGAAGCGGGTTGCCCGTGGTAAGGAGGGAGGTTCATGAGGTGATGGATGAGAAGCCGGAGATCGTGACATTGGGGCCTGACAAGAAAACTCTAAGAATAGCCCCTGACCTTGACCCAGAG CCCAAGAGCTCACAGGGACGAGTCCAGATGCAGCAGAACATGGTTAAACATCTTACCGAATTCTCGTCCCGTGAAACAGAAGAAAAGACACTTCAAGCCCGAGAAAGATATAGTTATAAAAAAGAGGTGGGAGAGTTGCTCAGTGCTGGGCACATTCGAGAGGTACAATTTCCTACTTGGCTCTCGAATGTCGTTCTTGTTCCGAAAAGTTCAGGAAAATGGAGGATGTGTGTGGACTTCAGAGATCTCAACAAGGCATGTCCTAAAGATTGTTATCCCTTGCCGCGGATAGATCAGTTGGTGGACTCCACAGCCGGACACCAGTATTTGTGCATGCTGGATGCTTATCAGGGGTACCATCAAATCCCCTTGGCCGTGGAGGATCAAGATAAAGTAAGTTTCATCACCTCTGAAGGAACTTTCTGTTACGTGGTCATGCCCTTCGGACTAAAAAATGCTGGAGCCACGTATCAGCGGTTGATGGATAAAGTCTTTTCTAAGCAGGTGGGGAGGAATGTGGAAgtgtatgtggatgacatcatgGTAAAGTCTAAGCATTCAGCCCTGCTCATACCTGACTTAGTGGAGACCTTTTCCACCCTCAAGTCCTATGGGTTGAAGTTGAACCCTCAGAAGTGTATCTTTGGGGTGAAGAGTGGGAAGTTTCTGGGTTATATGGTGACGGAGAGGGGAATTGAGGCTAACCCTGAGAAAGTTCAAGCTATCCAAAATATGGTCTCTCCTCAGGGGTCCAAAGATGTTCAGCAGTTGGCAGGGAGGATTGCTGCGCTG AAGGCTTTCACAGAACTGAAGGAGTACCTTGCCGAGCTTCCTGTTCTAGCCAAACCGGCAGCGGGGGAGCCTTTGTGGGTATATTTATCTGCCACTGAAGGGGCCGTGAGTTCGGTCCTTGTCAAGCTTGATGGATCAGTTCAACAGCTGGTGTACTATGTTTCGCATGCACTCAAGGGGGCAGAGATCCGATACTCGGGGTTGGAAAAGTTGGCTTTGGCGTTGGTAATGACAGCCAGACGCTTGAGGCCTTACTTCTTATCTCATCCGATTGTGGTGCTCACTAACAGTCCATTAGGCAGAATTCTCACTCATTCTGATATGTCCGGCCGCCTGGTTAAGTGGACTACGGAGTTGGGAGAATATGACATCCAGTATGAGCCGAGAACAGCTATTAAAGCACAAGCGTTAGCCGATTTTCTGGCTGAGACTGTACATCAGGAGAATGAGGACCCTTGGAAGGTGTATGTGGATGGTTCCTCGTCGAAGGACGGAAGTGGGGTGGGAGTagtactgatttcaccagctggGGAAGAAGTGAAGTTGGTTGTAAAGTTGGACTTTCGAGCATCCAATAATGAGgcagagtatgaggctgtgtTGGCAGGACTTCGAGCAGCCATAAATGTGGGAGCTACCCGGGTACTTATTTTTTCTGACTCACAGTTGGTAGCGCAACAGATGAAGGGGATGTatgatgtgaaagatgagaagcttATTGAGTATGCTCGAGAAGTGAACAGAATCAGAGAGAAATTCACAGAGATTACATTTGAACAGATTCccaggaaagaaaatgaaaaggcaGACACTCTAGCCAAAATGGCTGGAACGATGGAAAGTTGGAAGAATAGAGATGTGGTATTTCAAATCGAACTCACACCTCACACGAGTTCACCTGTAGTTGAGCAAGAAGAAGAGGATTGGAGGACTGACATAATTGATTACCTGAAAGAGGGAAAGCTTCCTGATAACCCTAGCGAAGCTCGTAAGTAG
- the LOC142531354 gene encoding uncharacterized protein LOC142531354 has translation MDDFQNPRVQAHAASAVLNFSENCTPKILTPYLDGIVHKLLLLLQNSKQMVQEGSLTALASVADSSQEHFQKYYDAVMPYLKAILVNATEKSNRMLRAKTMECISLVGMAVGKEIF, from the exons ATGGATGATTTTCAAAATCCTAGAGTACAG GCACATGCCGCTTCAGCAGTCCTTAACTTCAGCGAGAATTGCACCCCGAAAATTTTAACACCATACTTAGATGGGATAGTGCACAAGCTGTTGTTACTTCTACAG AATTCCAAACAAATGGTACAGGAGGGTTCTTTAACTGCATTAGCTTCTGTCGCTGATTCATCTCAG GAACACTTCCAGAAATATTATGATGCAGTTATGCCTTACTTGAAGGCTATCTTAGTGAATGCGACGGAGAAATCTAATCGAATGCTTCGTGCTAAGACCATGGAATGCATAAGCTTGGTTGGGATGGCAGTTGGAAAGGAAATATTTTAG
- the LOC142531336 gene encoding uncharacterized protein LOC142531336 isoform X2, with product MPMWGKDKIAEERRIAICIFDDVAEQCRETALKYYDTHLPFLLEACNDENPDIWQAAVYGLAVCAEFGGSVFTPLVGETLSRLNVVIRHPNASQPEFVMAYDNAVSALGKICQFHRDGIDLNQVIPAWLGCLPIKGDLIEAKVVHDQLCSMVERSDRELLGQNNQYLPKIVSVFAEAFVAPTPQF from the exons ATGCCTATGTGG GGCAAGGATAAGATAGCTGAAGAGAGAAGGATTGCCATTTGCATCTTTGATGATGTGGCTGAGCAATGCCGTGAAACTGCTCTAAA GTATTATGATACACATCTGCCTTTCCTCCTGGAAGCTTGCAATGATGAAAACCCAGATATCTGGCAG GCTGCTGTCTATGGGCTCGCGGTATGTGCAGAATTTGGTGGTTCTGTATTTACACCACTTGTAGGAG AGACTCTTTCCAGGCTCAATGTAGTTATCAGACATCCCAATGCTTCACAACCAGAATTTGTAATGGCATATGATAATGCTGTTTCAGCTTTGGGAAAGATATGCCAATTTCATCGAGACGGGATTGATTTAAATCAG GTGATTCCAGCCTGGTTGGGTTGTCTGCCAATAAAGGGTGATCTTATTGAAGCAAAAGTTGTTCATGACCAGCTTTGCTCTATGGTTGAGAG GTCTGATCGGGAACTTTTGGGCCAGAATAATCAGTATCTTCCTAAAATTGTATCTGTATTTGCAGAG GCCTTCGTGGCTCCAACTCCCCAGTTTTAA
- the LOC142531336 gene encoding uncharacterized protein LOC142531336 isoform X1 — MPMWGKDKIAEERRIAICIFDDVAEQCRETALKYYDTHLPFLLEACNDENPDIWQAAVYGLAVCAEFGGSVFTPLVGETLSRLNVVIRHPNASQPEFVMAYDNAVSALGKICQFHRDGIDLNQVIPAWLGCLPIKGDLIEAKVVHDQLCSMVERSDRELLGQNNQYLPKIVSVFAEVLCAGKDLATEQTASRMINLLRQLQQTLPPTTDSLHYSQFCQHRLLCHIVPTIYLFLDSFC, encoded by the exons ATGCCTATGTGG GGCAAGGATAAGATAGCTGAAGAGAGAAGGATTGCCATTTGCATCTTTGATGATGTGGCTGAGCAATGCCGTGAAACTGCTCTAAA GTATTATGATACACATCTGCCTTTCCTCCTGGAAGCTTGCAATGATGAAAACCCAGATATCTGGCAG GCTGCTGTCTATGGGCTCGCGGTATGTGCAGAATTTGGTGGTTCTGTATTTACACCACTTGTAGGAG AGACTCTTTCCAGGCTCAATGTAGTTATCAGACATCCCAATGCTTCACAACCAGAATTTGTAATGGCATATGATAATGCTGTTTCAGCTTTGGGAAAGATATGCCAATTTCATCGAGACGGGATTGATTTAAATCAG GTGATTCCAGCCTGGTTGGGTTGTCTGCCAATAAAGGGTGATCTTATTGAAGCAAAAGTTGTTCATGACCAGCTTTGCTCTATGGTTGAGAG GTCTGATCGGGAACTTTTGGGCCAGAATAATCAGTATCTTCCTAAAATTGTATCTGTATTTGCAGAG GTTCTTTGTGCAGGCAAGGATCTTGCCACAGAGCAAACAGCTAGTCGAATGATCAATCTGTTGAGGCAGCTACAACAGACACTACCTCCTACAACAGACAGCTTGCATTACAGTCAATTCTGTCAACATAGACTGTTATGTCACATTGTGCCAACCATATATTTATTCCTGGACTCTTTCTGCTGA